The Glycine max cultivar Williams 82 chromosome 3, Glycine_max_v4.0, whole genome shotgun sequence sequence CGCCGCTTTGTTTTCTCGTCCGGTCCAGACGGTGGAAGCGGACTGGATCCCGCGGTGCTGAGCTCCCTACCGGTGTTGGTATTCGAAGGCCATGCCCAAGAGTTTAAGGATGGTTTGGAATGTGCGGTTTGCCTCTCCGAGGTTGTCGAAGGAGAAAAGGCCAGGCTTTTGCCTAAATGCAATCATGGGTTTCACGTTGCTTGTATTGACATGTGGTTCCAATCCCATTCTACTTGCCCTCTTTGCAGGAACCCTGTTGCATCCTCAGAAGAATCTTCAGAATCTCCCACTTTTCCCACAAACGTCTTGGTTTGGGGGAATCAAGCTCAAATAAGTTCtactggtggtggtggtgcttcTTTGGAGGAAGGTTCATCCTCATCCTCTTCCGCTTCTACTTGTGATGATCATGGAATGTTGGTGATTGATATACCAAGTGAGATGACTTCAACCTCTCTGTCGCCTGAAGATGACGTCAAATCGCCTATGACGGGAAGACTCAGGTCATTGAAGAGGCTTTTGAGCAGGGACAAAAGGTTTAATCCTTCCAGTCCTACTTCTTCTCCAGATGTACAACAACCAGGATCAGGGAGCTGAGTTAGGAATTATTTCCCAAtcatattcattattttttctttttttcttttctttcatgtgCACATATTGCGCATTCAGGTGACTGAAGATTGTATCTAATGTTTGCAAGTACACCATGAGGGTGTTTAATTTTTCTGTTCTTCAGAGGTCAGAGCTCCTCCAGCTCTCATAGATGTGCTATTATTGTCTTTCCGATACTTGTGCATATAATGCCTTAGCAGATTCATTGTTTCATTGTCTTTGTTGTATAAAGTATAGGTTTCTTTCAAGTAATGCAATAGAATgatcctctttcttttttattggagATGTTTTAATTGGACCTTTATTTGCAATCAGCATGACCAAACAATTTTAGTTCCTTGTGAAGTGAAAATGATATAATATGGGATTTTGTCTCACCGCTATTTGCCAGCAGAAATTTGAATATAGTAGTTGCATTGGAAATACGCAGTAGTAATTTGAATGTTGTTGATAATATGCAAAGGCCACACTCAAATTAGATTTGAAGACTATCAGCCGTGCATGACTtttgattaaagaaaaaaatataaataatcttaaaaaaaactataggaAGACTTTCTTACATTACATTGGCGGCTATGTGACCTTCCTGAGTTAACTAAAAAATCATTTGcagaattgaatttcaaaaaactaataaacaactaaacatTTCACCATCCACATGGACTGGACTAGATTGAACTCATTTCTTGACTATGCTAAGGTTAAGTTGATGACAACATGTTATGTTGCGTTCTTTACCTCCCCCAAATATAATACACTTCCTCATAAAGTGCTtgatttcattttgaaattgGGCAGGGAGAGAATAATAAACGACAAATTAATGTGtacaacattattaatttattattcgaTTAGAATTAGATTATTTCTTtgtcatttgtattttttttagtgttttagTTAATAACTAATTGTGTTAGTGAGTTATTTACCttcttagttagttagttataagGGTGGGAATAGGTCAGACCGGCCTACAGGGACCTACGACCTGACAACATAAAGTCTGACCTgaactgacctatttaattaaaaggttagactcaggcttttttaaaagtctattaaattaaatagatcagACTTAGACTTGttaaaaagtcttataagcTTGATAGGTCGgcctatatatgtatatttatattattttttggtaccaatttatatttatattattttttggctacaattaattttttttttaaaaccagcagttgattacacattactgcTCTATAACTTTCATCcctataatcaagtaagactttaattataatttaggtgtgagtcataTGTCTTTtatattacttattatttttattggctttCCTATTCTGGCTTATTAacgtttcttttttcattaattttcctATTACATTCCTACCCCAAagcaaacaaatataaaaaggctatcaggctagacttttaaaaaagtcaggccgagccaaaataaaagcctttgataggctatagacCAGGCTCAGGCCTCAAAAATTCATCGTAGGCTAGACTCAGGCCTTTTAAAGTCTGGTCtggcctggcctattcccacccctagttAGTTATCTTCTTTTAGTTAATAACTAATTCTGTTAGTTAGTTATTGACTTACTttcttagttagttagttagttagttatctTCCTAACCATAGTTTTGCTTGTATATATAGCAACTCTTGTAATCtgttttgattgattgatcAATACACAATATTGCATAAGGAGAATTTTCCAGAAACTATTTTTTCTCCAAATTCTATTCATGTTTTttcatggtatcagagcatattaaaaattaatccaaAGGACCACCTACCATTTGTTATTCACGCACCAAAAAGTCCAAGAAGTGGTGGGCGTGAGAGGTTGCATTGGAAAAAACCCAAGTCTCATGTtcaagattaataaaaaaaagggtcaTCCACCATTGTTGTTCACGCACCAAGCCCAAGAAGTGTTGGGCGTGAAGGGGTGTGCTGGGAAaaacccaagtcccacatcgactAAAAATAAAGccagattaaaatatataaatgaggcTCTGGAGGATAGTTCAACCTGAGATCACCATGGTCTTTTTCATCTGTAGGATCCCAGTGATTtgaagtctttttctttttttagagaTTTTTGTATTGTTTTGGACAAAAATTCTACTACAGATTCTATTGTAAATGCTACTGACAGTTCCATGTTATGACATTCTAGGCTA is a genomic window containing:
- the LOC100797420 gene encoding RING-H2 finger protein ATL3 produces the protein MGDSSAANDHLGESPAVELTGKIMIVVIIIMFFVIVIALCLHLFARNFWWRSPAPQSRSHRRRRFVFSSGPDGGSGLDPAVLSSLPVLVFEGHAQEFKDGLECAVCLSEVVEGEKARLLPKCNHGFHVACIDMWFQSHSTCPLCRNPVASSEESSESPTFPTNVLVWGNQAQISSTGGGGASLEEGSSSSSSASTCDDHGMLVIDIPSEMTSTSLSPEDDVKSPMTGRLRSLKRLLSRDKRFNPSSPTSSPDVQQPGSGS